The Longimicrobiales bacterium genome contains the following window.
CCGGGATCCGTCCCGCCGCACGCACGTCCGGTCCGCTCGCCAGGAAGATTGCGCCCATGCCGGGCGTGCCCGGCGGCCAGCCGTGTGCTCCGTGCGGCGGCACCGGCATGCGCGCGCGTCCGATCTGCCAGTACGGCTCCGCGACCAGCACCAGGTCGCCCATCCTGGGATCGTTCCACCTCCACTCGTCCGGCAGCTCGTCTCGCTCGTAGACCGCCACGTGCGGCACGGATTCGAGTGCGGCCCGCATCGAATCCATCCTCGTGGTGTCACCATCCAGGTAGAGAAACGCGAAGGGGCCGTGCGTGGCAAAACGCAGCCCGATCGTATCGACGTGCTCCGCGAGGAACACCGCGTCGCGGGTATCCGCCATGCCGTGATCCGAAACGACGACGTAATTGATGTCGCTGGCAAACGGAAGTTCACGTGCTCCATGGATCAGCCGGTGCACCATGGAATCGGCGCGAGCGACAGCTGCGTTCGCCTGCGGTGACGAAGGCCCGTACCGGCTGCCCGCGTCGTCCGTCATCTCGAAGTACAGCGTCAGCAGCCGGGGTCGCTCCGCATCGGGCAGCCGCAGCCAGGAGAGCACGGTATCCACCCGCGCCTCGTCCGGCATGCCGGCATCGAAGCGCTTCCAGTACGTCGGGCGCACGCCCGCGACGTCCGCTTCGCTTCCGATCCAGAACATCGTGCCGGTGCGCAGGCCCTGTCGCTGTGCAGTGACCCAGATCGGCTCGCCGCGATACCACGTCCCATCCTCGACCGCGGCGCGGCTGGCGGGCGAGTACCACGCGTCACGCGCAGGGTCGTAGAAGGTATTCGCGACGATGCCGTGCTCTCCCGGGTACAGCCCGGTCGCGATCGAGTAATGGTTGGGGAACGTCTTCGCGGGCTGCAGCGGGATCAGCGAGTCGGCGCGGATGCCGGCACCGGCGAGGGAGTCCAGAGTCGGCGTGAGGCCGCGATCCAGGTAGTCGCTGCGAAAGCCGTCGAAGGAGATCAGGACCAGGTAGCGGTCGGCCGGCCGGGACTGCGTCGGAGGTTGGCCACTCGCGCAGGCACCGAGCAACAGCAGCGCCGCCGCGAACACTGCCCTGCGGCGGGCAGACTCGTGCATCAGGAACTCCGGAATCAGGTTTGCGTCGGGGTCGAAGGTAAGTAAACTCCACGCCGTCGCACAGTACGAACGGGCACCCTGTCTTCAGACGGAGCACATGGAAGCGATCGACGCACTCTTCGCAGGTCCGTGGGGACCGGTGCTCATCTTCGTGCTGCGCATCTTCGACGTCTCGCTGTCGACCCTGCGCATCCTGCTGTCGGTGCGCAACCAGCGCGTCATGGTGCCGATCATCGGGTTCTTCGAGGTGCTCATCTGGATCTTTGCCGTGGGCAGTGCGATCCGGAACCTGGAAAGCATCTGGCACGTGCTCGGCTACGCCGGCGGCTTCGCGATGGGCAACATCGTGGGACTCTGGATCGAGGGGAAGCTCGCGATCGGCCTGGCCACGCTGCGCATCATCTCGCGCGCCGGCGGTGTCGAGCTCGCCGAGGCCCTGCGCGACCGGGGGTACGGCGTGACGGAGTTCTTCGGACAGGGCCGGGAAGGCCGTGTCGAGATCGTCTACACGGCGGTCGCGCGCCGTGAGATACCGCGCGTGCTCGACGAGGTCGCCCGCTGGGATCCGGACGCATTCGTCACGGTCGAGGAGCCGCGCGAGATCCGCCGCGGCTGGATGCAGTCCACGCCGAGGCAGCGACTCGCCCCCGGTCTGCTCGGCGGCAAGTGGGTCCCGCGACCGATCCACCCCACGCGGCGCGATCGCGAAGGGCCCCGCACCGAGGAGAAGTAACCGCCCTCAGCTCAGCTCGACCTGCCGTGCGTCGATGACGTCGGGCAGCTCGCGCAGCGTGTCCATCACCTCGTCCGGGATGCGGCCGTCCACGCTCACCGCGGCCAACGCTTCGCCGCCGGCCTGCAGCCGCGCCTGGTGATACTCCGCGATGTTGATCGACGCGCTCCCGAGAACGGTGCCGACCCGGCCGATCACGCCGGGCACGTCCTGGTTGCGGATGACGAGCAGGGAGCCGCTCGGGTGCACCACCACGCGGAACCGATCGATGCGCACGATGCGCGGATGCCGGCCGGCAACGAGCGCACCCGCGGCGCGCACCTCCGCGTCGCCCTTGCCGAGACGCACCTCGATGAACTCCTCGTCGCTGCCATGCGTGCCGACCCGCGTGCGTTCAATCCGTATGCCGCGCGACTCGGCCAGGTGGATCGCGTTCACGAGATTCACGGCGCTCGAGCCCACGACGTCGCGCAGCACACCCGCGATCGCGGCGCACGTGAGCGGCCTCATCGCCGCCTCGTTCGGGCCGCCGTAACGCACGGCAATGCGCGTGACCGGCTCGTTCGCCAGCATCGCCGCGAGTCGACCGAGGCGCTCGGACAGGTCGAGCAGCGGACGCAGCCGCCTCATCTCTTCACCGCCGATCGCCGGCGCATTCACGGCACTGGTCATGTCGTTGTCGACCAGGGCACGCCGCACGCCGTCGCTGATCTCGACCGCGACGCTGTGCTGCGCCTCGGCCGTCTGCGCGCCCAGGTGCGGCGTCAGGACGACGTTCGGCAGCGAGCGAAACGGATGGTCCGCAGGCAGCGGTTCCTCCGCGAAGACGTCCAGCGCGGCGCCCGCGATGACGCCGTTGCGCAGCGCGCCGGCCAGCTCGTCCTCCTGGATGACTTCGCCCCGGGCCGCGTTGACGATGACCGCCGTGGGCTTCATGCGTGCCAGCTCGTGTGCCCCGATCAGACCGTGCGTCGCTTCGGTGAGCGGCACATGCAGCGAGATCACGTCGGCCTGCTCGATCACGTCGTCGAAGGAGACACGCTCGACGTCGAGCTCCAGCGCACGCTCCTCGGAGAGATACGGATCACTGACGATGACATGCATGCCGAACGCACGCGCACGCCGCGCGACTTCGCCGCCGATCCGCCCCGCGCCGATCAGGCCGAGCGTTTTTCCGTACAGCTCGAACCCTGCAAAGCTCTTCCGGTCCCACTCGCCCGCTCGCATCGACCGGTCCGCAGCCGGGATGCGACGCGCCAGTGAGAGCAGCAGCGCAAAGGTCAGCTCCGCGGCCGACAGCGTGTTGCCGGACGGGGCGTTCAGCACCGCAATGCCGCGCTCCGTCGCAGCGCCGACATCGATGTTATCGACGCCGACCCCCGCACGGCCGATCACGCGCAGGCGATTCGCGTACTGCAGCGAATCGCGGGTGATACGGGTCGAGCTGCGCACGATCACTGCGTCACACGGCTCGATTGCGCGCGCAAGCTCATCGCCCTTCAGACCGCTCGTCTGGATCAGCTCGAATCGGTTGTCGCGCGACAGCGGGGCGAGACCCTCGGCCGACATGTTGTCGGCAATCAGGACACGGTAGCGGGGCATGTGGATCCGGCAGGTATCTATGTGAACAGAAAAACGGCGGGAGCCCGGCACAGCCTGCGCCGGGCTCCCGCCGCGTTGATTCAGGAGCCGAACACGTCCGTCAGCGCGTCCAGCAGGTTCTCCGTCTCCTCGACCGTGTGGTCGCCCATCGTGCCGATCCGGATCGAGTTCTCCTTCATCTTGCCGTAACCCGTGGCCATGATGTAACCGCGCTCCTTGAGCGCCGCGCAGGCCTTCGCGCCGGTCCAGGGCTCGGGCACCATGATCGTCGTCGTTGTCGGCGAGCGGTACCCGGCGGGTGCCAGGATCCGCAGGTTGACCCCGCGATCGTTCATCTCCTGCACCCACGCGTAGACACGATCGGCCATCGCCTGGTGGCGGTCCCACCGTGCCTCGTTGGTTTCCGCACGCATCGCCTCGAGCTGCACTTCCA
Protein-coding sequences here:
- a CDS encoding ectonucleotide pyrophosphatase/phosphodiesterase, encoding MHESARRRAVFAAALLLLGACASGQPPTQSRPADRYLVLISFDGFRSDYLDRGLTPTLDSLAGAGIRADSLIPLQPAKTFPNHYSIATGLYPGEHGIVANTFYDPARDAWYSPASRAAVEDGTWYRGEPIWVTAQRQGLRTGTMFWIGSEADVAGVRPTYWKRFDAGMPDEARVDTVLSWLRLPDAERPRLLTLYFEMTDDAGSRYGPSSPQANAAVARADSMVHRLIHGARELPFASDINYVVVSDHGMADTRDAVFLAEHVDTIGLRFATHGPFAFLYLDGDTTRMDSMRAALESVPHVAVYERDELPDEWRWNDPRMGDLVLVAEPYWQIGRARMPVPPHGAHGWPPGTPGMGAIFLASGPDVRAAGRIPAFENVHIHPFLARLLGIEPAPDISGDAAVLAPWLRE
- a CDS encoding DUF2179 domain-containing protein, which translates into the protein MEAIDALFAGPWGPVLIFVLRIFDVSLSTLRILLSVRNQRVMVPIIGFFEVLIWIFAVGSAIRNLESIWHVLGYAGGFAMGNIVGLWIEGKLAIGLATLRIISRAGGVELAEALRDRGYGVTEFFGQGREGRVEIVYTAVARREIPRVLDEVARWDPDAFVTVEEPREIRRGWMQSTPRQRLAPGLLGGKWVPRPIHPTRRDREGPRTEEK
- the serA gene encoding phosphoglycerate dehydrogenase, with protein sequence MPRYRVLIADNMSAEGLAPLSRDNRFELIQTSGLKGDELARAIEPCDAVIVRSSTRITRDSLQYANRLRVIGRAGVGVDNIDVGAATERGIAVLNAPSGNTLSAAELTFALLLSLARRIPAADRSMRAGEWDRKSFAGFELYGKTLGLIGAGRIGGEVARRARAFGMHVIVSDPYLSEERALELDVERVSFDDVIEQADVISLHVPLTEATHGLIGAHELARMKPTAVIVNAARGEVIQEDELAGALRNGVIAGAALDVFAEEPLPADHPFRSLPNVVLTPHLGAQTAEAQHSVAVEISDGVRRALVDNDMTSAVNAPAIGGEEMRRLRPLLDLSERLGRLAAMLANEPVTRIAVRYGGPNEAAMRPLTCAAIAGVLRDVVGSSAVNLVNAIHLAESRGIRIERTRVGTHGSDEEFIEVRLGKGDAEVRAAGALVAGRHPRIVRIDRFRVVVHPSGSLLVIRNQDVPGVIGRVGTVLGSASINIAEYHQARLQAGGEALAAVSVDGRIPDEVMDTLRELPDVIDARQVELS